The genome window AGCGTTGTAGCAGGCACAGCGTGCAGCATATGACGCAGGTTAGACCGAGGCAAGTTATTGACGTCCAGCTGGGGGACAGCCGAGATGTAACGAGCTCTGGCATCATCGACAGAAGTACGTCGACGACTTGACCCACTTGGAGTGGCACTTGGCCTCCATTCGCAGTCATTCGCTGagtaaaacaattattattcgagtgctttgatttaattgaaactTATTGCCCTCTGGTCACAAGAGATTCACAAAACTTAGCAGAAGTAGTTTGCCAATTTTATTTGCCGTTGGGATTGAATGGTGGCGTGCCCGGTATACGAAGAGGCGCTCCATTCGGTTGTGGGCGTCGATTGAATCGTCGCTCGTCAAAGGGCGTGGCGAACGTAGAGGTGACGCTCAACGCGAGCAGTGCGAGTGCCAGCCAGGTGAAGAAGCTACTGAAGCGTATGACAGCCATGTCTCAAGTGGATTGCGATGTCAGATTGTTGCTGCAGGttgctttatttatagtttGGTACGCTGATTAACCTATCACAAGCTGGCTGTTTCTTTGTTATGCGGGGGACTCACAGTAATCAGGTTGGGAAACAAATGGGATTAATCGGTGGGGGGAACTTTAGCTGCCCCTAATGATTAGGCGATGGTTGTTATGATGACCTCGTCGAAGCTGCTTGCTGTGATTGTCGAGCTGCTGCTTATTGTgactgatgttgctgttgttgctgtgatttCCGGTTTCGCCTCTGGGAAGTTTCGTGGATCGATGGCCAAGCGGTTGGGGAAGCCGGGTCGCGGATGCGGCTTATAACAGTTAATAAATTGTACCAGGAATAGTACCCAAAGCAGCAGAAACCAATGCATGGTTAACAACTTTAGCTTATTGTTGAAGAGGGGAGTCGACTAGCATAACTAACTGAAAATATTCAGATACTTATATTGCTATTATCGGGTTGTATTAGAGCAATTAATACCCTGTCTGTTTGAAAGTTTAGGGTATATATCAAGTGTCTTCAAACTggtttgcaattgcaaattgaacaTTGCAATTATTCTACATTCAGAGTATTTCGTAGTCGAGCTAATCTTAATTTGAAATACGCAACTATAGGTTTAATTTGCTTGCTACTCCAATTAGGGCCACGCAATTGCAATCTATTAATTTATATGCTTTCATTCCAACTTTGCAGGGTTGCCCGATCCGTTTGCCAAGGTCCAGGTGGATGGCACCGGTCAAGTCTACTCGACGGAGATTAGCAAATCCTCTCTGGATCCGAAATGGAACGCGCACTACGATCTATTTTTGGGACGTGGCGATTGCATAACCATTACAGTGTGGAACCAGCGCAAGATACACAAAGGCAGCGGATTTCTGGGCTGTGTGCGCATTCCCGCCTTGACCATACAAAGCCTCAAGGGAGCAGGCTGTAAGTAgcatcaaatcaaatcaaatcaaatcaaactaAAAACCAACTAAttgcaattcatttaattgttaGTTCAACGACTGGATTTAGGCAAACTCTCGCCGGACGACGATGAGTTGGTGCGCGGCCAGATTATCATCTCGCTCCTGCCCAAGGATGGACCGTGTAGCGGCAATCCACTGGCCATTGTTGGACCCAGTGGAGATGTGCGCGGCCCATCGGAGGAGGACTCGACCGAGGATCTGCTGCCTGATGGTTGGGAAGAGCGACGCACGGACAACGGGCGCATCTACTATGTGAATCATGCTACCAAATCGACGCAATGGGATCGACCCAGAGCCGCGGCAACGCCAGCGGGGACCAAGTCGCCGCAGCAGCGACAAAACAATGGCAACCAGCCACCGGCGGGTCCCACGCGATCCACCACCTGCACGAATCTGCTCAACGGCCATAGCAATCGTCAGGCAACGCGCGAGACGACGGACGAGCGACGCCACTCAACCGAAATACTCTCGAGCGTTGGCGTTGCCGGGGGCAAGGAGAACACCAGTCCGACGTCGGGCACAACGACAGCGtcaacaacagcgacgacgCCGGGCAAGAAACTGAACTCGAGTCGTGCTGGCAATGCGGCACTGGAACCCGCCAcgcccaacaacagcagcagtagcggGAGCAGCAGTAACAATACAACGACAAACACAACGGGTGCGGGAACAGGAACGGGAGGAACAACGACGGCGACTGGTCGCCTGCACATCAGCAACaccaatagcaacagcaacaatgacaaTCATCTGAAAACGCCAAAGCATCAAACATCCTCCACGGCAATGAATGGGCACGGTCATGggcatggacatggacatggcgAGGCGACGCCCACATCGCCAACGGGACAACAGAACTATGTGAATGGCAATGCGCAAAGTGGCCAAGCGGCGCAACCGCAACAGGCCAACAATGGCTGGCCAACTGCCGACGGGGATGGCAGCACAACACCAGCAACGACGCCGCCACGACAAAGTCCCACAGCAGCCACATTGACAGCGCCAACGACGCCAGTGACACCGACGGCGGCGACGGTGACGGCGCatagcaatggcaacggcaacgtgCACAGTCCCAATGCAAACAGTCAGCCCACAAACAGATCCGAGCGAGCACCgcccgcagcagcagcagcgcccaCACAGCGTTCGCAGCGTCGCACGTCGCGTCAAGCGGTGGAGGAGGTCGCATCGCGACGTCGTTCATCGCGTGGCACGCGCAATGCCTCGGCTGGAACAGCGGCTGGTGGCGGTGGATTGCGTTATGTGTCGGCGATAGCGGCAGCAAATCAAGCGGCACGTCCATTCCTGGATCTGCCGCCGGGCTATGAGATGCGCACTACGCAACAGGGTCAGGTGTATTTCTATCACATACCCACGGGCGTGTCCACGTGGCACGATCCGCGCATACCGCGCGATTTTGACACGCAGCATCTGACGCTTGACGCGATTGGACCGCTGCCCAGCGGCTGGGAGCAACGCAAGACAGCATCGGGTCGCGTCTACTTTGTGGATCACAATAATCGCACCACACAGTTTACGGATCCGCGTCTCAGCGGCAGCATACTGCAAATGATACGCCGTGGCGGCAGCGTGCCACCAGCGACACCAAATACAGCGGCTGCATCAACAGcagttgccacagcagcagcgccagctGCTCCGccggcggcagcaacagcagcggcgcCGTCACCAGCGAACAATGCGGCGAAttcaacgtcgtcgtcgacgacaacgacaccACATCGCAGTGCGACGCAGCACATTGTGGTGCCCGATTTGCCGCAGGGACTGCTTGAGGGCGCCGATCTGTTGCCGAAGTACCGCCGCGATTTGGTGGGCAAGATGCGAGCGCTGCGCTCGGAGCTGCAGACGATGCAGCCGCAGTCGGGCCACTGTCGGCTAGAGGTGTCGCGCAGCGAGATATTCGAGGAGAGCTACAGACTGATTATGAAGATGCGCGCCAAGGACATGCGCAAGCGGCTCATGGTCAAGTTCAAGGGCGAGGAGGGACTGGACTACGGTGGTGTGGCACGCGAGTGGCTGCATCTTCTCTCCCGCGAGATGCTCAATCCACAGTATGGATTGTTTCAATACAGTCGCGACGATCACTATACGCTACAAATCAATCCGGACTCTGGTGTGAATCCTGATCATTTGTCCTATTTCCATTTTGTGGGACGAACGCTGGGCATTGCTGTGTTCCATGGCCATTGCCTTGATGGTGGCTTCACCACGCCCTTTTACAAACAACTGCTGAACAAACCCATCACACTGGGCGACATTGAGGGCGTGGATCCCGAGCTACATCGCAGCCTCACTTGGATGCTGTAAGTTTACGATTGATCGTCATATGATCGTAATAACTATACTAATAATGTTATTGCATTTTGCAGCGAGAGCAACATCAGCGGGATCATTGAGTCGACGTTCAGCGTGGAGAACAATAGCTTTGGCGCTCTGGTGGTGCATGAACTAAAGCCTGGCGGCGCCGCAATTGCCGTCACCGAGGAGAACAAGCGCGAGTATGTGAAGCTCTATGTCAACTATCGTTTCATGCGAGGCATTGAGCAGCAGTTCCTGGCACTGCAAAAAGGTGAGTGGCAAATTAATCGGTCAATTGTGGAACTGGTGTTTATTTCCTATTACCTTTTATGCTTGACAGGCTTTTGTGAGCTAATACCCAGCCATTTGCTGCGGCCATTTGATGAGCGCGAACTGGAATTGGTCATTGGTGGCATCTCTAGCATCGATGTCAACGATTGGCGCAACAATACGAGACTGAAGCACTGCACCAACGAAACGACGCAAGTTCTGTGGTTCTGGCAGGTGAGTAGCGTCAACAGCTTACAAATGGTTCTCACCATACTAATCACATTTATACTTTTCCAGGTGGTTGAGTCATACAGCTCGGAGATGCGTGCGCGTCTGTTGCAGTTTGTCACTGGATCGTCGCGTGTGCCGCTGCAAGGATTTCGTGCGCTGCAGGGATCGACGGGTGCGGTGGGGCCACGCCTCTTCACCATTCACCTTACCGCGGATGTGCCGACACAAAATTTGCCCAAGGCTCACACCTGCTTTAATCGCATCGACTTGCCGCCCTACGAAAACTATCAGCTGCTGTGTGACAAGCTGACACAGGCCGTGGAGGAGACCTGTGGCTTTGCTGTGGAATAGTTACAAAACGCGCACAACCCCaaacacacaatcacacacatttgcacatCTGCATTATATCATACATATAGAAGACGAAAGCgatttgaaatcaaaattatattggCCTGGGCCTGTGAACCATTATTGCATTGGAATTTGTCTGTTGAATTATGCGCTCGGCAATGCTgttcttttttattcttttgctGCGCCTTTtgcagttaaaaaaaaaaacaaaagcaaagttgatttacacccacacacaaaaaaaacacagactTATTacgtaaatatttatgtgttgctcgaaagcaacaacagttcTTATACATAGTTACCAAGTGCATATAGACCCAACGTTAGCGTACTCGTGAATCTAAATACGAATATCTACTTGTATTTTGCTGTCTACCCTTGGCCTTTGTTTGTTTACGTCGTGTTATAAATtgtagttttaaattttaaaacccgtatacatatacacattataaatttacacacatatatatatataaatctatatatacacatatatcaTAGTTGATAATTAGGCGTACTAAGgaagagcaaacaaaaacaaccaataataacaaatttttcaattgtaGACATTGAACCGGCAATTGCGTgcttttgtttagtttttattgcatttttatgtttattaattatattttgtacatttataaaaaaaaatcaaactcACTgataagtttttaattattgttaaaattgtccttaaacccacacacacaaacacatatacactcacacaaacactcacacatgcatatacatatacatacatagagaaacataaaacaaaagaaaacaaacaaatgcttGAAAAATTActcaattattataattagttattttttaaatttttaaataaatgaaaattatttaaattgcattcgTTAATCATTTCcttgttatttcttttaattagcTGGTTCAAATTCATTACATTTTTGCCAAATCAATTGAGGaacaaattaaacatattcatacatataccTATACACATAGTACATTCATAGTAGGAACTCACATCATAATATTGACATTGATAATTGATACGAATTGGACAAATTTCTAGAAAGTGATATTAGTGAAAATTTTTAACTGtctttgaattaaattatattaacaattGGTAGTTATCTAAGCGAGCCCTTGGGACgtgtatttcaaatttatataccattGATTTTACCAGATTGAGaaacattataaatttaagtaaacCTAGCcacaaataaagaaatgagAAAACGAAAGCAAGAAcgaacacaacacaaatcGAACGTTAACTTTTTAGCTTTAGAGAGCTCTAGGGTGTGAAatccaaatgaaattgaaaactaagCGGAAAACACATTCTgcttaataattgaaaaaggattaataaataaatatgtatagaATATGTAAATGCAAGAAGTTTTTAATTCCTAATGGGTACTTATCGAATTTAAAGTTGACCAGAGTAATGTGGGTAATAATAATGTGTAATGTGTAATAATAGCACGGAGGTTTAACGATTCttaataactttttaaaatCGTATAAATCATGTTGTCCTCATAACTTGTGAGGGTTGCAGTGAAAGTACACGGGGTAGGGAATCAAAACGCGATTTTGACACGTCAACATCAACTGCCGAAATAGCTCAGTTGGGAGAGCGTTAGACTGAAGATCTAAAGGTCCCCGGTTCAATCCCGGGTTTCGGCATCAATTACTTTTTTAGCGTTTTTTATGTAGAGtctacatttattaaatacatttagttTTTAACAACGGCATGGATGCTTTTTGGCATCCTTGTGCCAAAAAAGACACTACATTTCTCCTCCTATAGCTCGAACAACAAAGCCTTGTGGAGATGACACTCCACGATATTGACGGCTAGCGAGTTTTTTGGCTCatctaaatataaaaaatttgctttaaaaacaaaataaaatttttatttctctgTTTTCATACCTTGGCGCACTTAAATGTCAGCTGTTGGTATAGGGGTGAGTTAATTTTCGTTGTCACATCGATTAAATATCGCGTAATTAGTAATTACTTATTACCCAAAAAGTTCGTTCGCTATTTCTGCGTAGCTCGCGAACGTCGAAAAACCgactttttttcttatgggttTTTACATGGGGCGAACGTATTTGATCTCAACGGAAAAAAACCGAAGAAAACCGAGGTTTTGGGTGCAGTGGAAATAGGCTATTACCTTGATGTTAgcataatttgaaattgaaatagtgGTCACACTTCACTGCGGCATTTACAACAACCGAAATATGAACAGCGTgagtaaataattatttatgtagaTTATTGAGgcatttaaataacataaactatGTGTGCATCTTTAAGGAACTGCGTACCAAAGTGGAAGCGGCTTGTCGCACAGCCGAAGACTTCACACGTGTGTACTATGCCTCCCTGGACAATCGGCGACATGTAagtggacaacaacaaagttgccGGCTATgacgaaataaataacaagcgcaattttaaacataattttagcAAATGGGACGACTGTACATCGATAGCGCGACGTTCAGTTGGAATGGCAATGGCGCCACTGGACGCGAAACAATCGAACGCTACTTTAAAGAGTTGCCCTCATCGCGCCATCAACTAACCACGCTGGATGCGCAACCGATTTTGGATGCTGCCGTGGGCAATCAGAACACATACATTATCCTGGCCAGCGGCACAGTGAAATATTCGGATCAGGCTGCGCGCAATTTTCAGCAATCGTTTGTGCTAACGGCCGAGAATgataaatggaaaattgccTCTGATTGCTATCGCCTGCAGGAGCCGTTATAAAGCGCTTAGTAATCTAGcttaaaattagtttaaattacatttaaacgCATTAAGCttaagagagcgagagagagagagagagaactcttaacatgaaataaatataaattgtgtttgcatttgaaGAGAGACCTTTATGCAAGCTGTAAGCGCACAGAGCATAACTTGCTAGCGCTTAAGGGCCTATTTAACTGTCGGCTTAAGAGAGAGCTTCACTTTGCGAGCGCTAAAGGGCGACTGCACTGGCTTTGATTTTAAGAGATAGCAAGCACAAAGCATAAGGGCATATGTAATGCACTTGTCGCTAAGCTCAAGAGCGCGCAGTTTGTTTATGCCAATAGTAAGAGAATAGGCATAGTTTTGGTGCTGGCGCTCCTTAAAGCCGAGTGtaagtcgacgtcgacgtcacgTTGCAACCCGTCGTCTGTTGCACGCACTTGTGTTGCACGCACTTGACACTTGCCACTCGCGTGAGAACAATCGGTGCAGTCAGCAGTTGAAACGTCCGTAGCTGGTGGAACTTTCTTAAAATagcaatcaaattaaaaactgtAATAATTAGACTAACGGCTAAAAAGAGCTGATTCTGGAAAAAGCTAGTTTCGACACTTAGtgcttaaatacatttttttattcctAATTTTCTTATATCTTAAGTGGTGCTTTTGGGCAAACAAGTGCATCTGCCGAAATAGCTCAGTTGGGAGAGCGTTAGACTGAAGATCTAAAGGTCCCCGGTTCAATCCCGGGTTTCGGCATCCAAcaattttttcctttttctaaAGTTTGCCAACTCTAATTGAAAAACGAAATTCTgtagcataataataataattaattaattattattttgctggATAATAGGCATCCGggataaaaatgttatttaaatttcagtcGCTGTTGATTTGCCCCACAACCGCTACTGTTAACACAAGCGCTACGTTAACAGAATTGCTATTTGCATTTAGCTAAGACACAAACCACGTCAGTGTTGGTTGGGCGCCATACATTTGCTATGGACAGTTGGCATCGGACTCACCATGTGCCGAAATAGCTCAGTTGGGAGAGCGTTAGACTGAAGATCTAAAGGTCCCCGGTTCAATCCCGGGTTTCGGCATCAAATTagctttttttaatattaaataaaaaatttgaaaattgtttttaatatttatttatttattatttttgtctttaaagacaattattattttgtattaagacgccattaattaaattataagaaAGGTCTACGATATAATTACAAACTAGTTTTAACTAAGAGTGCATGACTATTTACTTTCCGGGAGTCCAAGTAACAGCGCTCCCAATTTCCaattacatacaatatatacgcAGAATAATCATTTGAATAGATTTAGTAAAGAATAAAGTAATGGTAGAAAACGAAGATAGCTGATAGCTTGGGGTATAAATAGTATTATGATACCTGCCTTATTATACTTGTACTTATAAATAGAATACAAGTATGTaagtatatacacatattatatatacgagtatgttaCTGAGCAGCAGTATAATTAAGCCATATGTATAAACTTTTGCAATGTCTAATCGATTGCAAATTACTAAAGCTAGATCGTGGTTAGTCTGTCGCTATGGGCGCGACTGATTATCTTAGAAGTCTGGGTCGTAGTCACGCGCGTACCGCGTCCTACTCGGATGATTATTATAGCTGTACATCTGGTGTGCATCGGCAAAGGCGTCGGGATATTGATGACCATGGCCATAgccttgctgctgctgatggccAGCGTATGGCTGCTGATGCGAatgctgctggtggtggtgaTGTCCGCCGCCACCATGATGTGGTCGCTTCAGGGAGTCGCCTTTCTGGGAGTAGGCCGGCTGTTGGTCATAGAAATAGTCACCGCTGTTGTGTGGATGACGTGTTGAACGCCAGCTGTCgtagatgttgctgctgttgctgccgtgcATCGAATTGGTGAAGCGCTGCACGCAGTATAAAAGAAAGAGTATATTCAGTCTCTGCTGATTAAATGTTATTTGAGTGCACGTCTTACTTTCGGCTTGATCGGCTGCTTGGTGTCATTCCAAGGATCGTCAATGTTGTAGAAATCATCCACGCCGTAGTTGTCAGCGCCACCCATGTGGTTGACCTTTAGCTCGTTCAGCATGTCATTCGTCAAAGGAATGGGCGTCTTCTTGGCGCGCTTCTGGCGATTAAGCAGCTGCAACGAAAAGCAAGAAATATTAATCAATATAATCGTGTTTTCATGAATCTCATGAGTACTTACCACTGTGACCCCAAAGATGACGACGAATACGAGCGAGCCCACACCAATCACAATCACCACAATCGCCCACTGTGGTATGGGCAGATCATCCTCAGCATTCTCCACATTCGTGTGCAGATTCTTGGCAATTACTGAAATTGACAACAATTAGATGCAGTAGAAATTGCAGTCTTAGTTTACTCACCACTAAACTCAGTGGCCACTGGATCAATGGTGAATTTGCCCATCTGATAGCTGGCCTTGACTAGTTGCTCCTCCTGCGGACTGGACACGCTGTCCGTCTCATTCTCTTGGGCATCCTTGTCGGGCACCATGGGGGC of Drosophila nasuta strain 15112-1781.00 chromosome 3, ASM2355853v1, whole genome shotgun sequence contains these proteins:
- the LOC132791697 gene encoding uncharacterized protein LOC132791697 gives rise to the protein MAVIRFSSFFTWLALALLALSVTSTFATPFDERRFNRRPQPNGAPLRIPGTPPFNPNGK
- the LOC132789460 gene encoding E3 ubiquitin-protein ligase Smurf1: MNKLDYPRRNGTHKVRITLLCARNLARKDLFRLPDPFAKVQVDGTGQVYSTEISKSSLDPKWNAHYDLFLGRGDCITITVWNQRKIHKGSGFLGCVRIPALTIQSLKGAGFQRLDLGKLSPDDDELVRGQIIISLLPKDGPCSGNPLAIVGPSGDVRGPSEEDSTEDLLPDGWEERRTDNGRIYYVNHATKSTQWDRPRAAATPAGTKSPQQRQNNGNQPPAGPTRSTTCTNLLNGHSNRQATRETTDERRHSTEILSSVGVAGGKENTSPTSGTTTASTTATTPGKKLNSSRAGNAALEPATPNNSSSSGSSSNNTTTNTTGAGTGTGGTTTATGRLHISNTNSNSNNDNHLKTPKHQTSSTAMNGHGHGHGHGHGEATPTSPTGQQNYVNGNAQSGQAAQPQQANNGWPTADGDGSTTPATTPPRQSPTAATLTAPTTPVTPTAATVTAHSNGNGNVHSPNANSQPTNRSERAPPAAAAAPTQRSQRRTSRQAVEEVASRRRSSRGTRNASAGTAAGGGGLRYVSAIAAANQAARPFLDLPPGYEMRTTQQGQVYFYHIPTGVSTWHDPRIPRDFDTQHLTLDAIGPLPSGWEQRKTASGRVYFVDHNNRTTQFTDPRLSGSILQMIRRGGSVPPATPNTAAASTAVATAAAPAAPPAAATAAAPSPANNAANSTSSSTTTTPHRSATQHIVVPDLPQGLLEGADLLPKYRRDLVGKMRALRSELQTMQPQSGHCRLEVSRSEIFEESYRLIMKMRAKDMRKRLMVKFKGEEGLDYGGVAREWLHLLSREMLNPQYGLFQYSRDDHYTLQINPDSGVNPDHLSYFHFVGRTLGIAVFHGHCLDGGFTTPFYKQLLNKPITLGDIEGVDPELHRSLTWMLESNISGIIESTFSVENNSFGALVVHELKPGGAAIAVTEENKREYVKLYVNYRFMRGIEQQFLALQKGFCELIPSHLLRPFDERELELVIGGISSIDVNDWRNNTRLKHCTNETTQVLWFWQVVESYSSEMRARLLQFVTGSSRVPLQGFRALQGSTGAVGPRLFTIHLTADVPTQNLPKAHTCFNRIDLPPYENYQLLCDKLTQAVEETCGFAVE
- the LOC132791136 gene encoding NTF2-related export protein-like — encoded protein: MNSELRTKVEAACRTAEDFTRVYYASLDNRRHQMGRLYIDSATFSWNGNGATGRETIERYFKELPSSRHQLTTLDAQPILDAAVGNQNTYIILASGTVKYSDQAARNFQQSFVLTAENDKWKIASDCYRLQEPL